Proteins from one Leptonema illini DSM 21528 genomic window:
- the ilvA gene encoding threonine ammonia-lyase, biosynthetic, protein MQDIFRKILTSRVYEAAIETPLDHAVRLSGELDNDIYLKREDLQPVFSFKIRGAYQKIVSLSEEEKRRGVICASAGNHAQGVALSAQRLRIQATVVMPATTPGIKVNAVKSYGATVVLIGDSYSDAAEHATKLAAESGAVFIHPFDDDDVIAGQGTIGHELLRQMPDLNAVFVPVGGGGLISGIGLFLKTVLPEVKIIGVQSEDSDAMKRSVEADRRIRLDTVGIFADGVAVKEVGLRTFELARRYTDEFITVSTDEIASAIKAIYQETRSIVEPAGALAVAGLRKYVHNRSISRQRLIAINSGANMNFDRLRFVAERAMTGERREALYAVTIPEKPGSLKRFCDSFVGDRNITEFNYRLMSGEQAHIFVGIAVHSSTEADRFGQSLIDGGFPCLNLTDNELAKTHIRHMVGGRRPPGPRELLFRFEFPERPGALAQLLNSMSGSWNISLFHYRMHGGDFGRVLIGFEIDEADDDAFYAYLKNLNYSFIEETQNPAYRLFL, encoded by the coding sequence ATGCAAGATATATTCCGCAAAATCCTCACCTCTCGCGTTTACGAGGCGGCTATCGAAACTCCGCTGGATCATGCCGTCCGACTCAGCGGCGAACTGGATAACGACATCTATCTTAAACGAGAAGACCTGCAACCTGTCTTTTCGTTTAAGATCCGCGGCGCCTACCAGAAGATCGTATCGCTGAGCGAAGAAGAAAAGCGACGGGGCGTGATTTGCGCCTCAGCCGGCAATCATGCGCAGGGTGTGGCCCTCTCGGCTCAGAGGCTGCGCATTCAGGCGACGGTAGTCATGCCGGCAACGACGCCGGGCATCAAGGTCAACGCCGTGAAAAGCTACGGAGCGACCGTCGTCCTGATCGGCGACAGCTACTCCGACGCCGCTGAGCATGCGACGAAGCTTGCCGCAGAGTCCGGCGCCGTATTCATCCATCCTTTTGATGACGACGATGTGATCGCCGGTCAGGGAACGATCGGGCATGAGCTGCTAAGGCAGATGCCCGACCTGAACGCCGTCTTCGTTCCCGTCGGCGGCGGCGGATTGATCTCGGGCATCGGTCTCTTCTTGAAAACCGTTCTTCCCGAGGTGAAGATCATCGGCGTTCAATCCGAAGATTCCGATGCGATGAAGCGATCCGTAGAGGCCGACAGGCGCATCCGCCTTGATACGGTCGGCATCTTCGCCGACGGCGTCGCCGTCAAAGAAGTGGGATTGCGTACATTCGAACTCGCGCGGCGTTATACAGATGAATTCATCACCGTATCGACCGACGAGATCGCCTCGGCTATCAAGGCCATCTATCAGGAGACGCGATCCATCGTCGAACCGGCAGGCGCTCTGGCGGTCGCCGGCCTGCGAAAGTATGTGCATAACCGCAGCATCTCGCGGCAGCGACTCATCGCCATCAACTCCGGAGCGAACATGAACTTCGATCGCCTTCGCTTCGTCGCCGAGCGCGCAATGACGGGCGAACGCAGAGAGGCCCTCTATGCTGTGACGATTCCCGAGAAGCCGGGCTCGCTGAAGCGCTTCTGCGATTCTTTTGTGGGGGATCGGAACATCACGGAATTCAACTATCGCCTCATGTCGGGCGAACAGGCCCATATCTTCGTCGGCATCGCAGTTCATTCGTCGACGGAGGCCGATCGCTTCGGTCAGAGCCTGATCGACGGCGGATTCCCATGCCTGAATCTCACGGATAACGAGCTGGCGAAAACGCATATACGGCATATGGTCGGTGGACGACGTCCGCCCGGCCCGCGAGAGCTTCTTTTTCGCTTTGAGTTTCCCGAACGACCGGGTGCCCTTGCACAGCTTCTGAATTCCATGAGCGGATCATGGAACATATCGCTTTTTCATTATCGCATGCACGGCGGCGACTTCGGCAGGGTTCTGATCGGATTCGAAATCGACGAGGCCGATGACGATGCCTTTTATGCGTATCTGAAAAACCTGAACTACTCTTTTATCGAAGAGACGCAGAACCCCGCGTACCGGCTCTTTCTATAA
- the ltrA gene encoding group II intron reverse transcriptase/maturase → METTTENADYCPLNQWGLSADLSLLRTKLFHKAKAEAKFRFYSLYGHVLRKDTLESAWKRVRANKGAPGIDGISFEDIEKRKDGVDGFLEGLLISLKESTYRPDPVKRVYIPKKDGRKRPLGIPTIKDRVIQMAVLLIIEPIFEADFLDTSYGFRPGRSAHDAVEAIRSELKGGKRVVYDADLKGYFDTIPHDNLMKAVERRIVDRSVLKLLRMWLKATIVDVDENGKKKWHKSTIGTPQGGVISPLLANIYLHHFEKYFHAMTTSRKIQASIVRYADDFVILMKEPMKEMIHHLEDLLETRFRLTINREKTRWVDLRTTGPILDFLGFSFRYEKGIHHRNYLCLNVYPSKKSVKNLKGKIHEFLSYRNSYKPVDQAIAELNRTLRGWDNYFAVGYRKRAYSEVNYYLHLKFWKFLTRKSQRKTKLPEGDTWNSYLRKQGLQFLSYA, encoded by the coding sequence TTGGAAACTACTACGGAAAATGCAGACTACTGCCCGCTAAACCAGTGGGGACTCTCTGCGGACCTCTCTCTTTTGAGAACGAAGCTCTTTCACAAAGCAAAAGCGGAAGCAAAGTTTCGATTCTACTCGCTGTACGGCCATGTGCTCAGGAAGGACACCCTTGAATCTGCGTGGAAACGAGTAAGGGCCAATAAGGGTGCGCCGGGCATCGACGGAATCAGCTTTGAGGACATTGAAAAGAGAAAAGACGGTGTGGATGGATTTCTTGAGGGACTGTTAATCAGCCTGAAAGAATCAACGTATCGTCCGGACCCTGTTAAACGCGTGTACATTCCGAAGAAGGATGGTCGGAAAAGACCCCTTGGAATCCCCACCATCAAAGACCGCGTTATCCAGATGGCCGTCCTCCTGATCATCGAACCGATCTTCGAGGCGGATTTTCTGGACACCTCTTACGGTTTCCGACCGGGTCGTTCGGCACATGATGCCGTTGAAGCGATACGGTCTGAACTGAAAGGAGGCAAGCGTGTTGTCTATGACGCGGATCTGAAGGGTTATTTCGATACCATCCCGCATGACAATCTCATGAAGGCAGTCGAGAGAAGAATCGTTGATCGATCCGTTTTGAAGCTGCTTCGTATGTGGTTGAAAGCGACGATAGTGGATGTCGATGAGAATGGAAAGAAGAAATGGCACAAAAGCACGATAGGCACGCCTCAGGGAGGCGTCATCTCGCCGCTTCTCGCCAACATCTACCTCCATCACTTCGAGAAATACTTCCATGCCATGACTACGAGCAGGAAGATTCAGGCATCCATTGTACGCTATGCGGATGACTTCGTGATCTTGATGAAGGAACCGATGAAAGAGATGATCCATCATCTTGAGGATCTACTTGAAACACGATTCCGTCTGACGATAAACAGAGAGAAAACAAGGTGGGTCGATCTGCGAACGACAGGCCCGATTCTTGATTTCCTCGGCTTCTCCTTCCGGTACGAAAAAGGAATCCATCACAGGAACTATCTATGCCTGAATGTTTATCCGTCAAAGAAATCCGTCAAGAATCTAAAAGGGAAAATACACGAATTCCTCTCCTACAGGAACTCCTATAAACCGGTGGATCAGGCCATCGCAGAGCTGAATCGCACGCTCAGAGGATGGGATAACTACTTCGCAGTGGGATACCGCAAGAGAGCCTACAGCGAAGTAAACTACTATCTCCATCTGAAATTCTGGAAATTCCTCACGAGGAAAAGCCAGCGTAAGACGAAGCTCCCGGAGGGTGACACCTGGAATTCCTATTTGAGGAAACAGGGGCTGCAATTCCTATCCTATGCTTAA
- a CDS encoding cation diffusion facilitator family transporter, producing MSHGHGNEGAVKAILYAFLANLGIALSKLAAALYTGSGSMLAESIHSAADCANQVLLYMGMKRSQRPPDDRHPLGYGKAVYFWSFMVAILLFSMGGMFSIYEGVHKLYEPEPLKDIHIALGVIGLSILLELGSLFGAMREIKKIRGETPLLKWLLHSRKAELIVVFGEDVAALAGLVFAGFFLSLAAITGNPVYDALGSASIGVLLVVISIALSVRIKSMLVGESADPEIEHTIHKQIEANASIEKVLRIITAQLGPDIMLACKVKMKPGLALNDAVKAVNDLEKSIKAALPDVRWSFVEIDTMD from the coding sequence ATGTCACACGGTCACGGAAACGAAGGCGCCGTTAAAGCCATCCTCTATGCCTTTCTTGCCAATCTTGGCATCGCTCTTTCTAAACTTGCCGCCGCTCTGTATACGGGTTCGGGCTCGATGCTTGCCGAGTCCATTCACTCGGCGGCCGATTGCGCGAATCAGGTTCTGCTCTATATGGGCATGAAGCGATCACAGCGTCCGCCCGATGATCGACATCCTCTTGGCTACGGGAAGGCGGTATACTTCTGGTCGTTTATGGTCGCCATCCTGCTTTTCAGCATGGGCGGTATGTTCTCGATCTATGAAGGCGTTCATAAACTGTATGAGCCCGAGCCGCTGAAAGACATCCATATCGCCCTCGGCGTCATCGGTCTCTCCATTCTGCTCGAACTCGGTTCTCTGTTCGGAGCGATGCGCGAGATCAAGAAGATCAGAGGCGAAACGCCGCTCTTGAAATGGCTGCTTCACTCGCGCAAGGCTGAGCTTATCGTCGTATTCGGCGAAGACGTCGCCGCCCTTGCCGGTCTTGTTTTCGCCGGATTCTTCCTGTCCCTTGCCGCCATCACGGGTAACCCTGTTTATGATGCGCTCGGTTCGGCTTCTATCGGCGTACTTCTTGTCGTGATCTCCATCGCCCTCTCCGTTCGAATCAAGTCGATGCTTGTGGGCGAATCGGCCGATCCTGAAATCGAGCATACGATTCACAAACAGATCGAAGCAAACGCTTCCATTGAAAAAGTGCTGCGTATCATCACGGCGCAGCTCGGCCCCGATATTATGCTTGCCTGCAAGGTAAAGATGAAACCGGGCCTTGCCCTGAACGACGCCGTCAAGGCCGTCAACGATCTTGAGAAATCGATCAAGGCGGCGTTACCCGACGTGCGCTGGTCTTTTGTCGAGATCGATACGATGGATTGA
- a CDS encoding NAD(P)/FAD-dependent oxidoreductase yields the protein MAQLDVIVIGAGIVGSWAALHALRCGRSVAIADPSPGDGISGRNSGVLHAGLYYKTGSLKAKHCIRGKRLTEQFIEEHPIPFLRCGKLVTCGRSGSADAVDELYEKALDNGAAELEILQEPGRFFPGVLGARALHSKGTAVIDSAAYLKALHHAIETEGGVLLKGRRYVEGDPHEVTLADNAGASETMSCSMLINAAGLHSDSIALRAGLQGYEIRPVRGEYFRLRKSYPLEKLVYPLPASVMKGAKNDTALGVHYTIHPSGEIYVGPNAIAASSKEDYRITATAEEFADSLGEIIGTAAGPIFTADDLAPGYAGLRPRLFKNGEAITDFVIEESSPGFIHLLGIESPGLTAAASLVEELPFR from the coding sequence ATGGCGCAACTCGACGTTATCGTCATCGGAGCCGGCATCGTCGGCTCCTGGGCCGCACTGCATGCGCTGCGTTGCGGTCGTTCCGTCGCCATCGCCGATCCGTCTCCAGGGGACGGCATATCGGGTCGCAACTCGGGCGTACTGCATGCCGGTCTCTACTATAAAACCGGCTCTCTGAAGGCGAAGCATTGCATTCGCGGCAAACGGCTGACCGAACAGTTCATCGAAGAGCATCCGATCCCCTTTCTGCGATGCGGGAAGCTCGTCACGTGCGGCCGGAGCGGATCTGCCGACGCCGTCGACGAGCTTTACGAGAAGGCCCTCGATAACGGAGCCGCCGAACTTGAAATACTGCAAGAACCCGGGCGGTTTTTCCCTGGAGTACTGGGGGCCCGAGCCCTGCATTCAAAAGGCACGGCCGTCATCGACTCCGCCGCGTATCTGAAGGCCCTGCATCATGCCATAGAGACGGAAGGCGGCGTCTTGCTGAAAGGCCGCCGTTACGTTGAAGGCGACCCGCATGAGGTGACGTTAGCCGACAATGCCGGCGCATCCGAAACGATGAGCTGTAGCATGCTTATCAACGCCGCCGGGCTGCACTCCGATTCCATCGCCCTTCGTGCCGGATTGCAGGGTTATGAGATCCGCCCCGTGCGCGGAGAGTACTTTCGACTGCGAAAGAGCTATCCGTTAGAGAAGCTTGTGTATCCGCTGCCTGCATCGGTGATGAAAGGAGCAAAAAACGACACGGCGCTCGGAGTGCACTACACCATCCATCCTTCCGGAGAGATCTATGTCGGACCCAATGCCATCGCCGCTTCTTCAAAAGAGGACTATCGTATCACGGCCACGGCTGAGGAATTTGCGGATTCGCTTGGTGAAATCATCGGAACGGCCGCCGGTCCAATTTTCACGGCCGACGATCTGGCTCCCGGCTATGCAGGGCTGCGACCGAGGCTATTTAAGAACGGCGAGGCCATAACGGATTTTGTGATAGAAGAGAGCAGTCCGGGCTTTATTCATCTACTCGGTATCGAAAGCCCGGGACTGACGGCAGCCGCTTCTTTAGTAGAAGAGCTTCCGTTTCGTTAA
- a CDS encoding GxxExxY protein, producing MRVEKSKKDGMWIEPDPELTGVVIASAIEVHRYFGPGLLESVYESALFLELQQRSIHSKRQAPVPALYKGVDLGTGFRADLIVENSLLLEIKTVDTIHSVHLAQALSYMKALRFRRGLILNFNAPQLRLGIKRVSLAPS from the coding sequence ATGAGAGTAGAAAAATCCAAAAAGGATGGCATGTGGATTGAGCCTGATCCAGAACTGACCGGTGTCGTTATCGCTTCGGCAATAGAGGTGCATCGGTATTTTGGGCCCGGATTGCTTGAGAGTGTGTATGAGTCTGCCCTGTTTCTGGAGTTGCAACAAAGATCAATTCATTCGAAAAGACAGGCACCCGTGCCGGCCCTTTACAAGGGGGTCGACCTGGGAACGGGCTTTCGTGCTGATTTGATCGTTGAGAACAGCCTTTTGCTGGAAATCAAGACAGTTGACACGATTCATTCAGTACATCTGGCGCAGGCGTTGAGCTATATGAAAGCGTTGCGGTTCAGGCGCGGCCTGATTCTGAATTTCAATGCGCCACAACTCCGCCTGGGTATCAAACGAGTATCATTGGCTCCTTCATAA
- the bfr gene encoding bacterioferritin, with the protein MKGNQKIIDALNGLLPGELTSMDQYFYYSRVLHDQGIQKLYERIAHEMDDEKEHASMLIERILFLGGSPVIGNRKALNTSTDVREMLEHSLRCELDIVAHLREVITLCETERDFVTREILLKLLDDTEHDHTHWLEQQLGLIDRMGIQNYIESQSMGSPG; encoded by the coding sequence GTGAAAGGAAATCAAAAGATTATCGACGCCCTGAACGGTCTCTTGCCCGGCGAGCTGACCTCGATGGATCAGTATTTTTATTATTCGCGAGTCCTGCATGATCAGGGCATCCAGAAGCTTTATGAGCGAATCGCCCATGAAATGGACGACGAAAAAGAGCATGCCTCGATGTTGATCGAGCGCATCCTCTTTCTTGGCGGATCTCCCGTTATCGGGAACCGCAAGGCGCTGAACACAAGCACCGACGTTCGTGAGATGCTCGAACACAGTCTGCGATGCGAACTGGATATCGTGGCTCATCTTCGCGAGGTGATTACGCTCTGCGAAACGGAGCGCGATTTCGTTACCCGCGAGATTCTGTTAAAGCTGCTCGACGATACGGAGCACGACCACACGCACTGGCTTGAGCAACAGCTCGGCCTGATCGATCGCATGGGCATTCAGAACTATATCGAATCTCAGTCTATGGGATCGCCCGGTTAA
- the yihA gene encoding ribosome biogenesis GTP-binding protein YihA/YsxC, translating into MRDTFEPFRQARFFRSFPTAGAVAKSDVAPIPAIAFTGRSNAGKSSLISALCEQKDLAKISKTPGKTRLINYFYVPAGSDHPEFYLVDLPGFGYAKLPQKEVAALHEMIRSYILKEKHLRLTIIVLDAKRDAGEEELSLMQHSLSIERPFFVARSRWDRLNQKERSAAHRRWQKEDPLPEISVPVSSTHKLGLDEIHRRIRAVLQE; encoded by the coding sequence ATGCGCGATACCTTTGAGCCCTTCCGTCAGGCACGCTTCTTTCGTTCTTTTCCGACGGCCGGCGCCGTGGCAAAAAGTGATGTCGCTCCGATTCCTGCCATCGCCTTCACCGGTCGCTCCAACGCCGGCAAGTCATCACTCATATCGGCGCTCTGTGAACAGAAAGACCTTGCAAAGATCTCGAAGACTCCTGGAAAGACAAGACTCATCAACTATTTCTATGTTCCCGCCGGATCGGATCATCCGGAGTTCTATCTCGTCGACCTTCCCGGCTTTGGTTATGCGAAGCTTCCACAGAAAGAAGTGGCGGCGCTGCATGAGATGATCCGCAGCTATATTCTGAAAGAGAAGCATCTTCGCCTGACGATCATCGTGCTCGACGCAAAGCGTGACGCCGGCGAAGAAGAGCTATCGCTCATGCAGCACAGCCTGTCTATCGAGCGGCCGTTCTTCGTCGCCCGCAGCCGCTGGGATCGACTCAATCAAAAAGAACGATCTGCCGCACACAGACGATGGCAGAAAGAAGATCCGCTTCCCGAGATCAGCGTTCCGGTAAGCTCCACTCACAAACTCGGGCTGGACGAGATCCACCGTCGCATCCGCGCCGTCTTGCAGGAGTAA
- a CDS encoding DUF1854 domain-containing protein: protein MKNGFELQIDAHGRLELCLSEGRRYVGVSAVRAFPISAPQQSVSIVDAEGHERLFIESLAELDPADRSIIESDLTAREFVPEILRIVSVNRYAAPCTFTVDTDRGTTSFFLQGEEFIRRMTPKTLLIADRSGIQYLVRDLTALDRQSRRILDRFL, encoded by the coding sequence ATGAAGAACGGATTCGAATTGCAGATCGATGCGCACGGTCGCCTCGAACTATGTCTGTCAGAAGGACGCCGCTACGTCGGAGTGAGCGCCGTGCGTGCCTTTCCGATTTCGGCTCCGCAACAGAGCGTATCTATCGTCGATGCCGAAGGCCATGAGCGGCTCTTTATCGAATCGCTTGCAGAACTGGATCCTGCCGATCGTTCGATCATCGAGTCGGATCTCACTGCCAGGGAGTTTGTTCCCGAGATTCTGCGAATCGTTTCGGTAAATCGATATGCCGCTCCGTGTACGTTTACCGTCGATACGGATCGCGGAACGACCTCCTTTTTCTTACAGGGAGAAGAGTTTATACGTCGAATGACTCCGAAGACGCTGCTGATCGCGGACAGAAGCGGCATACAGTATCTGGTCAGAGATCTTACGGCGCTTGATCGACAGAGCCGCCGAATTCTTGATCGCTTTCTGTAG
- a CDS encoding ABC transporter ATP-binding protein — protein sequence MEKQLPAPYQATMESRLMPEETVEAFLELDLDERLHFRPGILALTNRRLFSMTESDSSVTEHPLSTDLSMIFSDHAGAAALALFNSDRRLAVWRFTISRKPAADALLRRFEEMLKSSSGGIDAGGNHRSDHGTDESGRTDDENVGETEEIPSTWTLLRLWRFARPYKRQLFTGFVLTLLSTAATLVPPYLTMPLIDDVLVPYQSGQPMNVSLAVLYLSGLIGAAFIAWGLGWARTYILALVSERIGRDLRTTTFEHLIHLSLQYFGGKRTGDLMARIGSETDRINLFLSLHLLDFATDVLMISLTAVILFTIDGYLAAATLLPLPLIAYLIHIVRDRLRTGFEKVDRIWAEVTNVLTDTIPGIRVVKAFAQEKREAARFQEANRLNLVLNDRINRTWSLFSPTVTLLTEFGLLIVWIAGIWQIFRGQITVGVLTAFLSYITRFYTRLDSMSRIVSVTQKAAAGTKRIFEILDHVSSVPEPENPVHLKDPRCEIELKGVGFRYGTRAVLKDVNLTIRPGEMIGLVGHSGSGKSTVVNLICRFYDVSEGAIRIDGVDIRQVPVGEYRSRIGLVLQEPFLFYGTIADNIAYGRPDADREQIIAAARAAHAHEFILRMPLGYDSLVGEHGQGLSGGERQRISIARALLIDPRILILDEATSSVDTETEKEIQRALDNLVQGRTTIAIAHRLSTLRKADRLVVMDRGGIVEIGNHDELMRKEGHYYRLYEAQARNVDSEVVL from the coding sequence ATGGAAAAGCAGTTGCCTGCACCCTATCAGGCGACGATGGAATCGCGGCTGATGCCTGAAGAGACCGTCGAGGCCTTCCTCGAACTCGATCTTGATGAACGACTGCACTTCCGTCCCGGAATTCTGGCGCTTACGAATCGACGTCTTTTTTCGATGACGGAATCCGATTCTTCTGTTACAGAGCATCCGCTTTCAACTGACCTCAGTATGATCTTCAGCGACCATGCCGGAGCGGCCGCGCTTGCTCTTTTTAACAGTGATCGGCGTCTGGCGGTCTGGCGCTTTACGATAAGCCGAAAGCCGGCTGCCGATGCTCTCTTGCGACGCTTTGAAGAGATGCTGAAGTCCTCGTCTGGCGGAATCGATGCTGGAGGCAATCACAGAAGCGATCACGGAACCGATGAGTCAGGGCGAACCGATGACGAGAATGTCGGCGAGACGGAAGAGATTCCGTCCACATGGACGCTTCTTCGTTTATGGCGATTTGCGCGTCCCTATAAACGACAGTTATTCACCGGATTTGTTCTCACGCTTCTTTCAACGGCGGCGACGCTTGTTCCGCCGTATCTGACGATGCCGCTCATCGACGATGTGCTTGTTCCCTATCAGAGCGGACAGCCGATGAACGTATCGCTTGCCGTGCTCTATCTTTCGGGCCTGATCGGCGCCGCCTTTATAGCCTGGGGGCTGGGATGGGCTCGCACCTATATCCTGGCCCTCGTATCGGAGCGCATCGGCCGAGACCTGCGAACGACTACCTTCGAGCATCTCATTCATCTCTCGCTTCAGTATTTCGGTGGAAAGCGCACAGGCGATCTCATGGCACGCATAGGATCAGAGACGGATCGCATCAACCTTTTTCTTTCGCTGCATCTTCTCGACTTCGCCACCGACGTGCTCATGATCAGCCTGACGGCCGTTATCCTCTTTACGATCGACGGATATCTGGCTGCGGCAACGCTTCTTCCTCTACCGCTGATCGCCTACCTCATTCATATCGTGCGCGACAGGCTGCGCACGGGCTTTGAAAAGGTCGATCGTATCTGGGCAGAAGTCACGAACGTGCTCACCGATACGATTCCGGGGATTCGCGTCGTCAAAGCCTTCGCACAGGAGAAACGTGAGGCGGCTCGATTTCAGGAGGCGAATCGTCTGAATCTCGTTCTGAACGATCGCATCAACCGTACATGGTCGCTTTTTTCGCCTACGGTAACGTTGTTAACCGAATTCGGTCTTCTCATCGTCTGGATCGCGGGAATCTGGCAGATCTTTCGCGGGCAGATTACCGTCGGCGTGCTGACGGCCTTCCTGTCATATATCACCCGCTTTTACACTCGTCTTGATTCAATGAGCCGGATCGTTTCGGTAACGCAGAAGGCAGCGGCAGGGACGAAGCGTATCTTTGAGATCCTCGACCATGTATCCAGCGTACCCGAGCCTGAAAACCCCGTGCATCTGAAGGATCCGCGATGCGAGATCGAACTGAAAGGGGTGGGCTTTCGATATGGAACGCGTGCCGTTCTGAAAGACGTCAATCTTACGATTCGGCCAGGCGAGATGATCGGCCTCGTCGGCCACAGCGGCTCGGGTAAAAGCACCGTCGTGAATCTGATATGCCGGTTTTATGACGTGAGCGAAGGGGCGATCCGCATCGATGGCGTCGATATACGACAGGTGCCCGTAGGCGAATACCGCAGTCGTATCGGCCTCGTTTTACAGGAGCCGTTTCTCTTCTACGGTACGATAGCGGATAACATCGCCTACGGTCGCCCTGATGCCGATCGAGAGCAGATCATCGCCGCCGCTCGTGCCGCTCACGCTCATGAGTTCATTCTGCGTATGCCGCTTGGCTATGATTCTCTCGTCGGCGAACATGGACAGGGGTTATCCGGAGGCGAACGTCAGCGCATTTCGATCGCTCGGGCGCTGCTCATTGATCCGCGCATCCTCATACTCGATGAGGCAACATCGTCGGTCGATACCGAGACCGAGAAAGAGATCCAACGAGCGCTCGACAACCTCGTGCAGGGGCGAACGACGATCGCCATCGCTCATCGTCTCTCGACTCTGCGTAAGGCTGATCGTCTCGTCGTTATGGACCGCGGTGGGATCGTCGAGATCGGGAATCATGACGAATTGATGCGAAAAGAGGGGCACTACTATCGCCTTTATGAAGCGCAGGCGCGCAATGTCGATAGCGAGGTCGTTCTATGA